CGCGTTTCCTCAACGGCGTGCTCGACGCGGTGCTGAAGGCCCGCGAGGCAGGGCTCTGACCGGTCCCGTGGTGCGTCCCCTTCGGATCCTCCTCCTCAACTGGCAGGACCGCGAAAACCCCGAGGCCGGCGGTGCCGAGGTGCATCTCCACGAGATCTTCGGCCGGCTCGCCGCCCGCGGACACGAGGTGCGAGCCGTCGTGAGCGGCTGGCCGGGCGCGGCCCCGTCCGCGACGCTCGATGGGATCGACTTCCAGCGGGTCGGAGACCGGTACAGCTACGCATGGCGCGCCCGGAGCGCGGCGCGGGGGATCGTGCACGGCTTCACCCCGGACGTGCTCGTCGAGGACATCAACAAGGTCCCGCTTTATTCCCCGCGGTGGGCCGGCGTCCCCGTCGTCGCACTCGTGCCGCACCTGTTCGGGGCCACGGCCTACGCGGAGGCGTCCATCCCTCTCGCGACGGCGGTCTGGGCGGCGGAACGGGCGATCCCCCGCGTCTATCGGGACTGCTCCTTCCAGGCGATCTCGGAGAGCACGGCGCTCGACCTCACGAAGCGAGGCCTCCTCGCCCGGGATATCACGGTGATCCCGCCCGGGATCGATCACGACACCTACCAGCCGGGCGCCGCGACGGAGCGCGCGGAGACCCCGACACTGCTCTACGTGGGTCGCCTCAAGCGTTACAAAGGCCTCGATGTCCTGTTCGAGGCGCTGTCACAGCTGAGCGACCGGCTGCCGGACGCGAGGCTCGTCATTGCGGGCCGCGGCAGCGACGAGCGTCGCCTCCGAAGACTCGTGCGCCGAGCCGGGCTCGCGCACCGGGTACGCTTTCCGGGGTACATCTCCGAGGCGGAGAAGGTCGCCTGGCTGCGTCGGGCCTGGGCTGTGGTGTATCCCTCCCCGAAGGAGGGGTGGGGGATGACGAACGTGGAGGCGGCCGCGTGCGGCACGCCGGTGATCGCGAGCGATTCCCCCGGGCTGCGCGAGTCGGTGGCGGCGGGAGAGTCGGGAATCCTCGCCCCGCACGGGGACGCCGCAGCGTGGGCTGCCTCGATCCGCGAAGTTCTGGAGAAGCCATCGGTGCGCGAACGCCTCGGAACAGGCGCGTTGGCCCACGCTGCCCGGTTCTCGTGGTCGCGTGCAGCGGATGAGACGGAAGCGCACCTTTACAAGTCACTTCAACCCTGACGAGGACCGATGAGAACCATCGTCACCGCGCGTAACACCGATGTTTCCGACATTCGCGAGATCATCGAGACTCGCTTCACGAGTCTGACTCGCTTCGAGCCGCGCGCCTCGAAGGCCGAGGTCGTATTCACCGGAGAGAAGACCCAGGTACGCGCGGCGGCCGTGGTCAGCGTCGACCGCGCCCGTCCCGTGCATGGAGAGGCTGCGGGTCCCGACCCCCGCACGGCGCTCGACCGGCTCGCGGACAAGTTGGGAAACCAGCTCCGACGCAACCATGACCGGTACAACGAACACTCCGCGCCGCCGATGGATGAACTGTTCGGGAGCCCCTTCGAGGCGGACGGAGAGCCCGGATGACCCTCACGGTCGCGTCGCTGCTTCGGCGCAAGCGGGAGGCGTTTTCGCTCACGGTCGTCGCCGGCGAGTCCGGCCTGGAGCGCGGCATCGAAGTGCCGGAAGTCTCGTCGCCGGGACTCGCGCTGGCCGGCTACAGGGAGCGCTTCGTCTCCCAGCGGGTGCTCATCTTCGGCGAAACGGAGATCGCCTACCTCGAGAGCCTCCGCGCTTCGGAACGCGCCGCCGCCCTCACGTTCGTGTTCGAATCCGGTGTTCCCTGCGCGATCATCACCAAGAATCAGGCAGCGCCGGCGGAACTCGTCTCCGCGGCGGAGGCGGCCGGCGTCGCAGTGCTCGAAACGCCTCTCAAGACGGGAGACTTCTACCGGCGGCTGCAGCCCTATCTCGAGGAAGAGTTCGCGCCGCGGACCTCGCTCCACGGATCTCTCGCGGATGTGTACGGGATCGGCCTCCTTTTCATGGGTCCGTCCGGCATCGGCAAGAGCGAGTGCGTGCTCGATCTGGTGGAGCGGGGCCACCGTCTCGTCGCCGACGATCTCATCCTCGTACACCGCCGCCAGAGCGACATCCTCCTCGGGCGCGCGCATGAAAACCAGCGCCACCACATGGAGATCCGGGGCGTGGGGATCATCGATGTGCGCGCCATGTTCGGGATCCGGGCCGTGCGCCAGCAGAAGCGAATCGAAGTTGTCGTCGAACTCGAGGTATGGGGAGACCGCGACGATTACGACCGGACGGGTCTCGAGGTGGAGGAATGCGAGATCCTGGGCGCGAAGCTGCCGAAGGTCCGCATCCCCCTGAACCCGGGAAAGAACATCACCGTCATCGCCGAAGTCGTGGCCATGAACCACCTCCTGCGCTATTCCGGAGAAGATCCGGCGGCGGCTTTCGAGCGCGACCTCATCGAGCGCATGCGGCCGGTGCGCGACTACCTGGAGTCCGATGACGAATGACCGGGTCCGCGGCGTCGTCGTGGCGCACGCGGAGCTCGCGCAGGCCCTCGTGTCCGCCGTCGAAACCATCAGCGGCGTCCGGGGGGCCCTGCGTGCCGTGAGCAACGAAGGCCGGGGACCCGAAGAACTCGCCGAGATCATCGGAGAGGCGGCGGCGGGGGCGGAGACGATCCTCTTCGTGGATCTCGCGGGCGGCAGCTGCGGTCTCGCCGGCCTTCAGCACGTGCGGGAGAGCCGAGGCTGCGCGTGGGTCGCAGGCGTCAACCTCCCGATGCTGCTCGACTTCGTCTTTCATCGCGAAATGCCGATGGCGACGCTCGTCCCCCGTCTGGTCCGGAAGGGGCAGGCCGGGCAGCGCGCGCACCCGTCTCCGCCGGCCGGGACCGACTGAGCGGGACCATGCCGCTCGAACTCCTGCGGATCGATGAGCGTCTGATACACGGCCAGGTACTCGTGGGGTGGGGGCGTCCGCTGGACCTCGACTTCTACATCGTCGTCGATGACGCTCTCGCTTCCAGCGAGTGGGAGCAGGAGCTCTGGGCCAGCGCGCTCGCCGACGAGGAGAGCGCGGAATTCCTGGGGGTGGACGAGGCGATCCGGCGCTTCGGGGAACTCGGCCGCCGGGCGGAGCGCGGGGCGCTCCTCACGCGGGATACGCGGACGATGCGGGCGCTGGCCGAGCCCGGCTGCCTCGATGGGCGGACCGTGAACGTCGGAGGCGTGTACGCCGCGGAGGGGCGGAAGAAGATCCTGGACTACGTCCATCTCTCTCCGGAGGAGATCGAGGACCTGCGGGTGATCGGTGAGCGCGCTTCCGTGAGCGCACGGAGCCTCCCCACCCAGCGGGAGGTTCGTCTCGACGCGCGGAGGCTCCGATGACGGGCGTCGAGCTTTCCGCCGGCGACTGGGCGCTGGCTTGCCTGCTCGGTGCGGCGATCGGTCTCGACGGGGTGTCCTGGCCTCAGGCCATGTGGTCCCGCCCCATCGTGGCGGGTACGCTGGGAGGACTGCTCTTCGGGGCACCCGCCGCGGGGTGCCTGGTCGGAGTCTGGCTGGAACTCGTCCTGTCACGGCATCCCCCCTTCGGCGGTGCGCGGCACCCGGAGACCGGACCCGCGGCCTTCACGGCCGGAGCCGCCTACGCGGCCGCCGGGGATGGCGCCCCGATCGGCATCGTCGCCGCGGTCGTGGTCGGCTGGGCGATCGGGTGGACCGGCGCCCACTCGGTGACCCTCCTGCGACGCGTGACGCCGAGCCTCGTCTCGCGACCCGAGGGCTTCCGCGGGGGGGCGGCCGCCCTCGCGCGACGCCACAGGCTGGCGATCGCCCTGGACGCTCTGCGCGCCGGACTCCTCGTCGCTGCGCTATTCGTGCCCTCCGTGCTGTTCGTTCGTTTGCTGTCGACGCAGCCGCCCGGCGCGGCGGGCGCTGCGTGGTGGCCCGTTGTCGCGGGAATTGGCCTCGCCGCCGGCGCGGGCGTCGCGGCGCGCGGGCTCGGCGCGCGAGACCGCCACTGGCCGGCGCTGGCCGCGGGATGCGTCCTCGGAACCCTGCTCGTCCGAGTGTTCGCATGATGCCGCGCAAGAGGGACTTCGCGCGTGCCATTTCGCGCAGTTTCTCCATCCAGGGCTCATGGAACGACCGTACGATGACGGGGCCCGGGATGGCGCATGCGCTCGCCCCGCTGCTCGCGCGCATTCACGAGGGCGACCCCGCCGCGTTCCGGCGGGCCGTCCAGCGCCACTCGCGAGCTTTCAATGCGCATCCGTACTTGGCCCCCGTGGCGATCGGGGCCCTCGCGCGCCTCGAATTCGATGGAGAGGACCCCGACACCCTGTTGCGCTTCCGTTCCGCGCTCCGCGCGCCGCTGGGAGCGCTGGGCGACGGGGTCGCGTGGGCCGGATGGCGGCCCTTCTGCGCGTCCGCCGCGGGCATCGGGTTCTTGCTTGGACTCGACCCGCTGTTCGCTGCCGGCTCTTTCCTTCTCCTGTACAATGCCGGCCACGTCACCCTCCGCGTCTGGGGGCTGCGCTGCGGCTGGAGGTCGGGCCGGTCCGTGGCCTCCGTGTTGAAGCGCGCCCCTCTGCGCCGGATCGAGAGCGCGCTCGTGCGGGCAAACCAGGTGCTCATAGGGGTCCTCGCCGCGCTGCTCGTGGGCCGGCTTCCGGGAACCGGCGACGCCCTCTGGAGGGACGGCGGTGCAGTCATCGCGGCGTTGATGGGTTACCTTGTCCCCCGACACATCTCGGCGGTCGCCATGGCGAGCCTGCTTGCCGCGTGCGCGGTGTGGCTCCTGTGAGCGTCCGGACAGGCGGTACAGCCTTCCGCGACGCACGGCTCGACGCCGATCGTTCGCTCGACCGGGGCGGAGGACTTCTGTGACGGTACGACACGAAGCAGCGGTACGTATTCAGAACCGGCTGGGGCTGCACGCCCGCCCGGCCGCTGAGTTCGTTAAGCTGGCGAGCCGGTTCCGGGCCGAGGTGCGGGTCGAGAAGGATGAGCTGGAGGTGAACGGGAAGAGCATCATGGGCGTGATGATGCTCGCGGCCGAGGCCGGCGCCTCCATCCGTATCCAGGCCACGGGATCCGACGCGGAAAACGCCGTCGACTCCCTCACCGAACTCGTCCTGTCCGGGTTCAGCGAGGAACTCGATCCGGACGCGGGCATGGACGGGCTTGCGTGAGCGAGGTCATTCACGGGATCGGGGCGGCGCCGGGGCGGGCTCTCGGCGTGGCTCGGCGACTCGAGCGTCATGAGTGGCGACCCGAGCACAAGACGATCCCGTCCGACGCCGTCGAGCGCGAGGTCGCGCGCTTCGAGGAGGCGCGGGCCTGGGCTGCCGACCGCGTCCGGGACACGCGTGAAGAGGCGGCTCGCTCGCTGGGCGAGGTGGAAGCGAACATCTTCGACCCGCAGATCCTCATCCTCTCGGACCCCGACCTCGTCGCAGGCACGATCCGCTATATCCGCGAGAACTTCCTTTC
This is a stretch of genomic DNA from Candidatus Palauibacter polyketidifaciens. It encodes these proteins:
- a CDS encoding glycosyltransferase family 4 protein; the protein is MVRPLRILLLNWQDRENPEAGGAEVHLHEIFGRLAARGHEVRAVVSGWPGAAPSATLDGIDFQRVGDRYSYAWRARSAARGIVHGFTPDVLVEDINKVPLYSPRWAGVPVVALVPHLFGATAYAEASIPLATAVWAAERAIPRVYRDCSFQAISESTALDLTKRGLLARDITVIPPGIDHDTYQPGAATERAETPTLLYVGRLKRYKGLDVLFEALSQLSDRLPDARLVIAGRGSDERRLRRLVRRAGLAHRVRFPGYISEAEKVAWLRRAWAVVYPSPKEGWGMTNVEAAACGTPVIASDSPGLRESVAAGESGILAPHGDAAAWAASIREVLEKPSVRERLGTGALAHAARFSWSRAADETEAHLYKSLQP
- a CDS encoding HPF/RaiA family ribosome-associated protein is translated as MRTIVTARNTDVSDIREIIETRFTSLTRFEPRASKAEVVFTGEKTQVRAAAVVSVDRARPVHGEAAGPDPRTALDRLADKLGNQLRRNHDRYNEHSAPPMDELFGSPFEADGEPG
- the hprK gene encoding HPr(Ser) kinase/phosphatase, producing the protein MTLTVASLLRRKREAFSLTVVAGESGLERGIEVPEVSSPGLALAGYRERFVSQRVLIFGETEIAYLESLRASERAAALTFVFESGVPCAIITKNQAAPAELVSAAEAAGVAVLETPLKTGDFYRRLQPYLEEEFAPRTSLHGSLADVYGIGLLFMGPSGIGKSECVLDLVERGHRLVADDLILVHRRQSDILLGRAHENQRHHMEIRGVGIIDVRAMFGIRAVRQQKRIEVVVELEVWGDRDDYDRTGLEVEECEILGAKLPKVRIPLNPGKNITVIAEVVAMNHLLRYSGEDPAAAFERDLIERMRPVRDYLESDDE
- a CDS encoding PTS sugar transporter subunit IIB, which gives rise to MPLELLRIDERLIHGQVLVGWGRPLDLDFYIVVDDALASSEWEQELWASALADEESAEFLGVDEAIRRFGELGRRAERGALLTRDTRTMRALAEPGCLDGRTVNVGGVYAAEGRKKILDYVHLSPEEIEDLRVIGERASVSARSLPTQREVRLDARRLR
- a CDS encoding PTS sugar transporter subunit IIC, yielding MTGVELSAGDWALACLLGAAIGLDGVSWPQAMWSRPIVAGTLGGLLFGAPAAGCLVGVWLELVLSRHPPFGGARHPETGPAAFTAGAAYAAAGDGAPIGIVAAVVVGWAIGWTGAHSVTLLRRVTPSLVSRPEGFRGGAAALARRHRLAIALDALRAGLLVAALFVPSVLFVRLLSTQPPGAAGAAWWPVVAGIGLAAGAGVAARGLGARDRHWPALAAGCVLGTLLVRVFA
- a CDS encoding PTS system mannose/fructose/sorbose family transporter subunit IID yields the protein MMPRKRDFARAISRSFSIQGSWNDRTMTGPGMAHALAPLLARIHEGDPAAFRRAVQRHSRAFNAHPYLAPVAIGALARLEFDGEDPDTLLRFRSALRAPLGALGDGVAWAGWRPFCASAAGIGFLLGLDPLFAAGSFLLLYNAGHVTLRVWGLRCGWRSGRSVASVLKRAPLRRIESALVRANQVLIGVLAALLVGRLPGTGDALWRDGGAVIAALMGYLVPRHISAVAMASLLAACAVWLL
- a CDS encoding HPr family phosphocarrier protein: MTVRHEAAVRIQNRLGLHARPAAEFVKLASRFRAEVRVEKDELEVNGKSIMGVMMLAAEAGASIRIQATGSDAENAVDSLTELVLSGFSEELDPDAGMDGLA